Proteins from a single region of Gemmatimonadales bacterium:
- a CDS encoding BamA/TamA family outer membrane protein, producing MTRPLAGLALAAALAASAPPLRAQDSALVVLETHGNGLSLAKAISLPFEIALFPVDLLGHGVNQGLKWVEDRRVIAKVAVTMARIAPFSVRVGGLGEHSGLGPGLAVAFGDDGDRRWSAGAAANITTPGYQLHTAVLRYRTSHALAMTAFAEYKVDTQDEFYGTGATSAVGDRSDYRYRRASAGVGVEWRPAARVMVEARAESRREETEGSARNSLILDLEDRFVDRFPAGFLATYPSFRPAVRVGWDGTRRTARGPLGALGMLTYGYNRGARNTDPSFHEVDVEARGYVPLGGLRRTLALRARVELRRADRGAIPFYRLAAVGGSRDLRAFRANRFRDTDGVLVTAEYRYRVWQDDRAGKGLDMVLFADDGAVVSDIFLGLGASDFHGGYGAGIRLTARDVLGRIEVAHGREGTRIQVRAGPLF from the coding sequence GTGACCCGTCCGCTCGCCGGCTTAGCGCTCGCCGCCGCGCTCGCGGCATCCGCCCCGCCGCTCCGGGCCCAGGACAGCGCGCTGGTCGTTCTGGAGACCCACGGCAACGGCCTTTCACTGGCCAAAGCGATCAGCCTCCCCTTCGAGATCGCGTTGTTCCCGGTTGATCTCCTCGGCCACGGCGTCAACCAGGGTCTCAAGTGGGTCGAGGACCGCCGGGTGATCGCCAAGGTGGCGGTGACGATGGCGCGCATCGCGCCGTTCTCCGTGCGCGTCGGCGGTCTCGGAGAGCACTCGGGCTTGGGACCGGGACTCGCCGTGGCCTTCGGGGACGACGGCGACAGGCGCTGGTCGGCGGGCGCCGCGGCCAACATCACGACACCGGGCTACCAGCTCCACACCGCCGTGCTGAGGTATCGCACCTCCCACGCGCTGGCGATGACCGCGTTCGCCGAATACAAGGTGGACACGCAGGACGAGTTCTACGGCACGGGCGCGACGTCCGCGGTGGGCGACCGATCCGACTACCGATACCGCCGGGCTTCGGCCGGCGTCGGCGTCGAGTGGCGTCCGGCGGCGCGCGTCATGGTCGAGGCGCGCGCGGAATCCCGCCGCGAGGAAACGGAGGGGTCGGCGCGCAACTCACTCATTCTCGACCTCGAGGACCGGTTCGTAGACCGGTTTCCCGCCGGGTTCCTCGCCACATACCCGTCATTCCGACCCGCCGTGCGAGTGGGGTGGGACGGGACGCGCCGCACGGCGCGCGGGCCGCTCGGTGCGTTGGGGATGCTCACTTACGGCTACAATCGTGGGGCCCGCAATACCGACCCGAGCTTCCACGAGGTGGACGTCGAGGCGCGGGGCTACGTCCCGCTCGGCGGCCTGCGGCGAACGCTGGCGCTGCGGGCCCGCGTGGAACTGCGGCGCGCCGATCGCGGCGCGATTCCCTTCTACCGACTGGCGGCCGTCGGCGGCAGCCGGGACCTGCGCGCCTTCCGCGCCAACCGGTTCCGCGACACCGACGGCGTCCTGGTCACGGCGGAGTACCGCTACCGCGTCTGGCAGGACGACCGCGCCGGCAAAGGGCTCGACATGGTGCTCTTCGCCGATGACGGCGCCGTAGTGTCGGACATCTTCTTGGGGCTCGGGGCGAGCGACTTCCACGGCGGATACGGCGCCGGCATCCGCCTCACGGCGCGGGACGTGCTGGGCCGGATCGAGGTGGCGCACGGGCGCGAGGGGACCCGCATCCAGGTGCGCGCGGGGCCGCTGTTCTGA
- a CDS encoding PQQ-binding-like beta-propeller repeat protein — translation MAKATQNLIIGVGGHAVAIDHATGAELWRTKLKSNSYVTTVWSSAGRVYAGAAGELFCLDAHTGAVLWHNRLKGLGTGIVAFSTSSDIVSGAAAAAAVAATG, via the coding sequence GTGGCTAAAGCGACACAGAACCTGATCATCGGAGTTGGTGGCCACGCCGTAGCAATCGACCACGCGACAGGAGCCGAGCTTTGGCGGACCAAGCTGAAGTCGAACAGCTACGTCACCACGGTCTGGTCGTCCGCCGGGCGCGTCTATGCCGGGGCGGCGGGAGAGCTCTTCTGCCTCGACGCTCATACCGGCGCAGTCCTGTGGCACAATCGCTTGAAGGGTCTAGGGACGGGTATCGTTGCCTTCAGCACCAGCAGCGACATCGTGTCCGGCGCCGCGGCGGCGGCGGCAGTTGCCGCTACCGGTTGA
- a CDS encoding isoprenylcysteine carboxylmethyltransferase family protein — protein sequence MRLSEHQTHSGRFLFRWRSYLPLALLPVFALSLADYRYPLGSPKLGLAWEIVCLAVALVGLAIRVAVVGTVPAGTSGRNMSAQQAEALNTTGIYSVVRHPLYLANYLIFLGLALLPFTWYLPVIVTLSTALYYERIILVEEEFLDQRYGEAFRSWAARTPAVIPRSKGWVTSSLPFSWRIALKGEIYAAFAIVAGVFAIDLVERSLVERELRMDPVWTALFAAGAVAFYVVRGLKKKTSLLTVEGRP from the coding sequence ATGCGCCTCTCCGAACATCAGACGCACTCGGGCCGGTTCCTCTTCAGGTGGAGGAGCTACCTGCCGCTCGCGCTCCTGCCGGTCTTCGCCCTCAGCCTCGCCGACTACCGCTATCCGCTCGGCTCGCCCAAGCTGGGACTGGCGTGGGAGATCGTCTGCCTCGCGGTCGCTCTGGTGGGACTCGCGATCCGCGTGGCCGTAGTGGGGACCGTCCCGGCGGGGACTTCCGGCCGCAACATGAGCGCGCAGCAGGCGGAGGCGCTCAACACGACCGGCATCTACTCCGTCGTGCGCCATCCCCTCTACCTGGCCAACTACCTGATCTTCCTCGGCCTCGCCCTCCTGCCGTTCACCTGGTATCTCCCGGTCATCGTCACGCTCTCCACGGCCCTCTACTACGAGCGGATCATCCTCGTGGAGGAGGAGTTCCTCGACCAGCGCTACGGCGAGGCGTTCCGTTCGTGGGCCGCCCGCACGCCCGCGGTCATCCCGCGGTCGAAGGGCTGGGTCACCTCGTCGCTGCCCTTCTCGTGGCGCATCGCGCTCAAGGGAGAGATATACGCCGCGTTCGCGATCGTGGCGGGAGTCTTCGCGATCGACTTGGTCGAGCGTTCCCTGGTCGAGCGCGAGCTCCGAATGGACCCCGTCTGGACGGCACTATTCGCCGCGGGAGCGGTGGCCTTCTACGTGGTGCGGGGGCTCAAGAAGAAGACGTCGCTGCTGACCGTGGAGGGGAGGCCATGA
- a CDS encoding DUF2520 domain-containing protein: MRKKGGAAVPSVGIIGPGRAGLGLALALKRAGVRVLGVHGRRAKAAPRGLKLTAGGAPPWLRQAGVVILAVRDDALRPLVAELLEAGGLAHGQVALHLSGALTHDVLEPLAAEGAALGSMHPLMTVGEEPGRASAHFKGACFALEGDLEAVAAADALTRRLGGMPAFIAPESKAAYHAGAVFASNYLLTCLSTAQDLLEEAGMTPETARAALLPIARATVDNVGRLGPEAALTGPIARGDVETVRKHLRAVPPEVAALYEALGRATIAIARRAGLDAGRAETVGRALGVRAASVQREADG; this comes from the coding sequence GTGAGGAAGAAGGGCGGGGCGGCCGTTCCATCGGTGGGAATCATCGGACCCGGCAGGGCGGGGCTGGGGCTCGCGCTGGCGCTCAAGCGCGCGGGAGTGCGGGTCCTCGGCGTGCACGGGCGGCGCGCGAAGGCGGCGCCCCGCGGCCTCAAGCTCACCGCCGGAGGAGCGCCGCCCTGGCTTCGCCAAGCGGGGGTCGTGATCCTCGCGGTGCGGGACGATGCGCTCCGCCCGCTCGTGGCGGAGCTGCTGGAGGCCGGCGGGCTGGCGCACGGGCAGGTGGCGCTACACCTGTCCGGCGCCCTCACGCACGACGTCCTCGAGCCGCTGGCCGCGGAGGGCGCGGCGCTGGGCTCCATGCATCCGTTGATGACGGTGGGCGAAGAGCCCGGCCGCGCCTCGGCGCACTTCAAGGGCGCGTGCTTCGCGCTCGAGGGTGACCTCGAGGCCGTAGCAGCGGCTGACGCACTCACGCGCCGCCTGGGCGGGATGCCCGCCTTCATCGCGCCGGAATCAAAAGCGGCGTATCACGCGGGAGCGGTCTTCGCGTCGAACTACCTGCTCACCTGCCTTTCGACCGCCCAGGATCTGCTGGAGGAAGCGGGAATGACGCCTGAGACCGCGCGCGCGGCCCTGCTACCCATCGCGCGGGCGACGGTGGACAACGTCGGGCGGCTGGGGCCGGAGGCGGCGCTGACAGGGCCTATCGCGCGGGGGGACGTCGAGACCGTCCGCAAGCATCTTCGCGCCGTGCCTCCGGAGGTCGCGGCACTCTACGAGGCGCTGGGCCGCGCCACGATCGCGATCGCGCGGCGGGCGGGCCTGGATGCGGGAAGAGCTGAGACCGTGGGGCGAGCGCTCGGCGTGCGGGCCGCGTCGGTGCAGCGCGAGGCCGACGGGTGA
- a CDS encoding sulfite exporter TauE/SafE family protein has protein sequence MPVVAAALAVGALVGFVSGLTGIGGGVLMVPFLYVLYGRLHVPAGDATVLAHATSLAVIVPTAIRGLYGYRGLKVVKWRASLPLAVVSAVAAAATAPFATRVPHPMLRVGFGLFLLAVATDLVLRRDHRKGAPATGRAPTIGAALLGVPVGALSAALGIGGGVPATMGLYYVLHLPFEVLAPTSLAVIVVTAFGGTASYLFTPTPAVPFGWVVGHVDLLHGLPLAVGAVIAAPLGVWLNRRLPVMTLRRVFGVLLAAIGTDLVIENLL, from the coding sequence GTGCCGGTCGTCGCCGCCGCGCTGGCGGTCGGCGCTCTGGTCGGCTTCGTTTCGGGGCTGACCGGCATTGGAGGAGGGGTGCTCATGGTGCCGTTCCTCTACGTGCTTTATGGACGCCTGCACGTCCCCGCGGGCGACGCCACGGTGCTGGCCCACGCGACCAGCCTGGCGGTCATCGTGCCCACGGCGATCCGCGGGCTCTACGGGTATCGCGGCCTCAAGGTCGTGAAGTGGCGCGCCTCGCTCCCGCTCGCCGTCGTCTCGGCCGTCGCGGCGGCGGCCACCGCGCCGTTCGCGACCCGCGTGCCGCACCCCATGCTCCGCGTGGGCTTCGGCCTCTTCCTCCTCGCCGTGGCGACCGACTTGGTTCTCCGCCGGGACCACCGGAAGGGCGCACCGGCGACGGGCCGCGCGCCCACCATCGGCGCCGCGCTCCTCGGCGTCCCGGTCGGGGCGCTCTCGGCGGCGCTCGGCATCGGGGGTGGGGTCCCGGCGACGATGGGGCTGTACTACGTCCTCCACCTTCCATTCGAGGTGCTCGCGCCCACCTCTCTCGCGGTCATCGTGGTCACGGCGTTCGGCGGCACGGCGAGCTATCTCTTCACCCCCACGCCAGCGGTGCCGTTCGGGTGGGTGGTCGGCCATGTGGACCTGCTTCACGGACTGCCGCTGGCCGTGGGCGCGGTGATCGCCGCGCCGCTCGGCGTGTGGCTCAACCGCCGCCTGCCGGTGATGACGCTGCGGCGGGTTTTCGGAGTGCTGCTGGCGGCGATAGGGACGGACCTGGTGATAGAGAATCTACTGTGA
- a CDS encoding S41 family peptidase — MSRKRVIVTTAVAVAAFLSGGWFMQQGTRRDETVYQSARLFDDVLSHVSDYYVDSLDERQLYRMAIDGMLRELRDPYTVFLDRRDMRSLSEQTTGNYGGLGIQIEVRDGAIVVVAPLPETPAERAGITTGDRIVEVNGQSTARLNQDEAVRTLRGPVGTQVTIKIERPGVTDLITYTLTRAQIHARSVRLSMLLDGGVGYIEVSTFSQATAAELGAAIDSLRGAGMRSLVLDLRYNPGGLLDEGIAVSEVFLNPGQEIVATRGRAPGATRRFTDRRPQRYPELPLVVLVNGASASASEIVAGALQDHDRALLVGTTTFGKGLVQSVFTLSNDASLKITTGRWYTPSGRSIQRPGPADEERDPDDETAVRDSTVRIDTTARRDTTAGRDTTARRDTTRVETYRTDRGRVIGGGGGIAPDVIVRADSEQAAVGRRLQQALGSDVAKYTDALAAFALDARARHSVTSPTFRVTPEMRQQFLGILARRGVRLDDGALAATGGFIDRQIGSQVARFAFGRAGEIRRLATEDPVLAEATRLAGRARTPTELFTIAGRPGTPAPAPRP; from the coding sequence ATGTCACGCAAGCGTGTCATCGTCACCACCGCCGTCGCGGTCGCCGCATTCCTCTCGGGCGGCTGGTTCATGCAGCAGGGCACCCGCCGCGACGAAACCGTGTATCAGAGCGCGCGGCTCTTCGACGACGTGCTGTCGCATGTCTCCGATTACTACGTGGATTCCCTGGACGAGCGGCAGCTCTACCGGATGGCGATCGACGGGATGTTGCGCGAGCTGCGTGACCCATACACCGTTTTCCTCGACCGGCGCGATATGCGGAGCCTGTCCGAGCAGACCACGGGCAACTACGGCGGTCTCGGCATCCAGATCGAGGTGCGGGACGGGGCGATCGTCGTAGTGGCGCCGCTGCCGGAGACGCCGGCCGAGCGGGCCGGCATCACGACCGGCGATCGCATCGTCGAGGTGAACGGGCAGAGCACGGCCCGCCTGAACCAGGACGAGGCCGTGCGCACGCTGCGCGGGCCGGTGGGGACGCAGGTGACCATCAAGATCGAGCGTCCCGGCGTCACCGACCTCATCACCTACACGCTCACCCGCGCGCAGATCCACGCGCGCTCGGTACGGCTCTCGATGCTGCTGGACGGCGGCGTCGGCTACATCGAGGTGAGCACCTTCAGCCAGGCGACGGCGGCGGAGCTCGGGGCGGCGATCGACTCGCTGCGCGGGGCCGGAATGCGGTCGCTGGTGCTCGACCTCCGGTACAACCCCGGCGGCCTGCTCGACGAGGGCATCGCGGTCTCCGAGGTGTTCCTGAATCCGGGGCAGGAGATCGTCGCGACGCGCGGCCGCGCGCCCGGGGCCACCCGCCGCTTCACCGACCGCCGGCCCCAGCGCTATCCGGAGCTGCCGCTGGTCGTGCTCGTGAACGGCGCCTCGGCGTCCGCGTCCGAGATCGTGGCCGGCGCTCTCCAGGACCACGATCGCGCGCTGCTCGTCGGCACGACGACGTTCGGCAAGGGGCTGGTGCAGTCGGTCTTCACCCTCTCGAACGACGCGTCGCTCAAGATCACGACGGGTCGCTGGTATACGCCCAGCGGTCGGAGCATCCAGCGCCCCGGACCCGCCGACGAGGAGCGCGATCCGGACGACGAGACGGCGGTGCGCGACTCAACGGTGCGGATAGACACCACGGCACGGAGGGACACGACGGCAGGGAGGGACACCACGGCGCGGAGGGACACCACGCGCGTGGAGACGTACCGCACCGACCGCGGCCGCGTGATCGGCGGCGGCGGCGGGATCGCGCCGGACGTGATCGTGCGGGCGGACAGCGAGCAGGCGGCGGTCGGGCGGCGGCTCCAGCAGGCGCTCGGCTCCGACGTGGCGAAGTACACCGACGCGCTCGCGGCCTTCGCGCTCGACGCCCGCGCGCGGCACTCGGTCACGAGCCCGACCTTCCGCGTGACGCCCGAGATGAGGCAGCAGTTCCTGGGCATTCTGGCGCGGCGGGGCGTGCGCCTGGACGATGGCGCGCTCGCGGCGACCGGGGGCTTCATCGACCGGCAGATCGGCTCGCAGGTGGCGCGGTTCGCTTTCGGCCGGGCGGGTGAGATCCGCCGCCTCGCGACCGAGGACCCGGTGCTCGCCGAGGCGACGAGGCTCGCTGGTCGCGCTCGCACCCCGACCGAGCTGTTCACGATCGCCGGCCGACCCGGGACGCCGGCTCCGGCGCCGCGCCCCTAG
- the tmk gene encoding dTMP kinase, translating into MGSGSASSGIFVALEGIEGAGKTSQLMRLAERLRGLGREPVVVREPGGTPVAEAARQLILHAPHDLSAASELFLFLTARADLVQRVIRPALESGQVVLADRFELSTRCYQAAGRGLDLARVEGAIALATGGLQPDLYVVLDIPVEAGQARQAAEGKAPDKIERADTGFHRRVAEAFRNAAAPNILHLSADRPFGAVHDELWDALAGRFPQTFSRVAG; encoded by the coding sequence TTGGGTAGTGGCAGCGCGAGCAGCGGCATCTTCGTGGCCCTCGAGGGCATCGAGGGCGCCGGGAAGACGTCCCAACTAATGAGGCTTGCTGAGCGGCTTCGCGGGCTTGGGCGGGAGCCTGTGGTGGTGCGCGAGCCGGGAGGGACGCCCGTCGCCGAAGCGGCGCGGCAGCTAATCCTGCACGCCCCGCACGACCTTTCCGCGGCGTCGGAGCTGTTCCTCTTCCTCACTGCCCGCGCCGACCTGGTGCAGCGGGTGATCCGTCCGGCGCTGGAGAGCGGGCAGGTGGTGCTGGCCGACCGGTTCGAGCTGTCCACGCGGTGCTACCAGGCCGCCGGGCGCGGGCTGGACCTGGCCAGGGTCGAAGGGGCCATCGCTCTTGCCACGGGGGGACTTCAGCCAGATCTGTACGTCGTGTTGGACATCCCGGTAGAGGCGGGGCAGGCAAGGCAGGCGGCCGAGGGCAAGGCGCCCGACAAGATCGAGCGGGCCGACACCGGGTTCCATCGCAGGGTGGCGGAGGCCTTTCGCAACGCCGCCGCCCCGAACATCCTTCATCTATCGGCCGACCGGCCCTTCGGCGCCGTCCACGATGAGCTGTGGGACGCGCTCGCCGGCCGGTTTCCGCAAACGTTTTCCCGGGTCGCGGGGTAA
- a CDS encoding YlbF family regulator, which produces MIVERALELGRLLGQSDEYQGLKRANERMMGEAELRIALDKLRGLQLALADQADRGEAPKPEQQTELDQVISGVQGHPLYQGVVAAQANFDKLMYKVNEQILEGMRKGVDSRIISLG; this is translated from the coding sequence ATGATCGTTGAGCGGGCGCTGGAGCTGGGCCGACTGCTCGGCCAGAGCGACGAGTACCAGGGGCTGAAGCGCGCCAACGAGCGCATGATGGGTGAGGCCGAGCTGCGCATCGCACTGGACAAGCTGCGCGGGTTGCAGTTGGCCCTGGCGGATCAGGCCGACCGCGGCGAGGCGCCCAAGCCGGAGCAGCAGACGGAGCTGGACCAGGTGATCAGCGGGGTGCAGGGGCATCCGCTGTATCAGGGCGTGGTGGCTGCCCAGGCGAACTTCGACAAGCTGATGTACAAGGTCAACGAGCAGATACTCGAAGGGATGAGGAAGGGTGTTGACAGCAGGATCATCTCCCTTGGGTAG
- the prmC gene encoding peptide chain release factor N(5)-glutamine methyltransferase encodes MGDAFDDACAVLQAAGVADPRREAEELYAAVVCGATSAAWLDRERPVAPSVRTRFREAAARRAEGWPQAYAAGRANFRGHWLRVDRRVLIPRPETEGLVELVVRWVERASPGAVAPPHRRNAVPPLVADVGTGSGAIAIALALEAPVSGIIAIDQSNEALSLAIENAAALGAKERISFRRGHLLEPLFGEPVDVVVSNPPYVATDEWEGLDPSVREYEPMLALHGGPDGMGLMRELIAQARDALLPGGLLALEVDSRRATDTADVASMAGFECVEVGTDLFGRPRYVQGRQPGHSDDR; translated from the coding sequence ATGGGTGACGCCTTCGACGACGCCTGCGCCGTGCTCCAGGCCGCCGGCGTTGCCGATCCGCGGCGCGAAGCGGAGGAGCTGTACGCCGCCGTCGTCTGCGGGGCGACCAGCGCGGCGTGGCTCGACCGCGAGCGGCCGGTCGCGCCGTCGGTGCGGACGCGGTTCAGGGAAGCGGCGGCGCGAAGGGCTGAGGGTTGGCCCCAGGCATATGCCGCCGGCCGCGCCAACTTCCGTGGTCACTGGCTGAGGGTAGACCGGCGGGTACTGATCCCGCGGCCGGAGACGGAGGGGCTGGTGGAGCTGGTGGTTCGATGGGTGGAGCGTGCTTCGCCCGGCGCCGTCGCACCGCCGCACCGCCGTAACGCCGTACCGCCCCTCGTCGCCGACGTCGGGACCGGCTCCGGCGCCATCGCCATCGCGCTAGCGCTGGAGGCGCCGGTGTCGGGCATCATCGCCATCGACCAGTCGAACGAGGCGCTCAGCCTCGCCATCGAGAACGCCGCGGCCCTGGGCGCGAAGGAGCGCATCAGCTTCCGCCGAGGCCACCTGCTCGAGCCGTTGTTCGGCGAGCCGGTGGACGTCGTGGTGAGCAACCCGCCCTATGTCGCCACGGATGAATGGGAGGGGCTTGATCCCTCGGTACGCGAGTACGAGCCGATGCTCGCGCTCCACGGCGGGCCGGACGGCATGGGATTGATGCGCGAGCTGATCGCTCAGGCCAGGGACGCGCTCCTGCCGGGCGGATTGCTCGCGCTCGAAGTGGATTCCCGTCGCGCGACCGACACGGCGGATGTGGCAAGCATGGCCGGCTTCGAATGCGTCGAGGTCGGAACGGACCTTTTCGGGCGCCCGCGCTACGTGCAGGGCCGCCAACCGGGACATTCCGATGATCGTTGA
- the prfA gene encoding peptide chain release factor 1, whose translation MRGRLAAALARAEQVAAELADPATARDSSKLKSLGRENARFEPIVRSGRFFMKLQEELSAARELADSGDPEMGALARQEVAALEPQVTKLEAELTDLLTLRDPLDDRDAIVEIRAGTGGDEASLFASDLFRMYTRYAERRGHQVEIISLSQGNVGGIKEAIFAVRGSNAFGDLRSESGVHRVQRVPATESAGRIHTSAATVAVLPEAEEIDVKIEDKDLRIDVFRSGGPGGQSVNTTDSAVRITHLPTGLVVQCQDQKSQLQNKVKAMEVLRSRLLDKMISDQEAARSRERRAMVGTGDRSAKIRTYNFPQSRVTDHRIGLSVHNLQGVLDGELTEVVLALKAQRQEELDG comes from the coding sequence TTGCGCGGCCGCCTCGCGGCCGCGCTAGCTCGCGCCGAGCAGGTCGCCGCCGAGCTGGCGGACCCTGCCACGGCGCGGGATTCCTCCAAGCTCAAATCACTGGGACGTGAGAACGCCCGCTTCGAGCCCATAGTGCGCTCGGGGCGGTTTTTCATGAAGCTCCAGGAAGAGCTGTCCGCCGCCCGAGAGCTGGCCGATTCCGGCGACCCCGAGATGGGGGCGCTGGCGCGCCAGGAGGTGGCTGCGCTCGAGCCGCAGGTGACCAAGCTCGAGGCCGAGCTGACCGACCTGCTCACCCTACGCGACCCTCTCGACGACCGCGATGCCATCGTGGAGATACGCGCTGGAACCGGGGGAGACGAAGCGTCGCTCTTCGCCTCCGACCTCTTCCGCATGTACACCCGGTACGCCGAGCGGCGGGGCCACCAGGTCGAGATCATCTCGCTGTCGCAGGGCAACGTGGGGGGGATAAAGGAAGCGATCTTCGCCGTCCGGGGGTCCAACGCCTTCGGCGACCTGCGCAGTGAATCGGGCGTGCATCGGGTCCAGCGGGTGCCGGCCACCGAGTCCGCGGGGCGGATCCACACCTCGGCCGCCACGGTCGCCGTCCTTCCGGAAGCCGAGGAGATCGACGTCAAGATCGAGGACAAGGACCTGCGCATCGACGTTTTCCGCTCGGGCGGTCCGGGAGGGCAGAGCGTCAACACGACGGACAGCGCAGTCCGCATCACGCATCTGCCTACCGGGCTCGTGGTGCAGTGCCAGGACCAGAAGTCCCAGCTCCAGAACAAGGTCAAGGCTATGGAGGTCCTGCGGTCGCGCCTGCTCGACAAGATGATCTCGGACCAGGAGGCGGCGCGGTCGCGCGAGCGGCGCGCCATGGTGGGCACCGGTGACCGGTCGGCCAAGATCCGCACCTACAACTTCCCGCAGAGCCGGGTGACCGATCATCGGATCGGGCTGTCGGTGCACAACCTCCAGGGAGTGCTGGACGGTGAGTTGACGGAAGTCGTGCTGGCGCTGAAGGCGCAGCGGCAGGAAGAGCTCGATGGGTGA
- the rpmE gene encoding 50S ribosomal protein L31, whose protein sequence is MKAAIHPDYHTVTVVCACGNSWKTRSTAKSIHLEICAKCHPFFTGKQRLVDTAGRVERFRAKYRSSAES, encoded by the coding sequence GTGAAAGCAGCCATTCATCCCGACTATCATACCGTGACCGTGGTGTGCGCCTGCGGGAACTCCTGGAAGACGCGCTCGACTGCCAAGTCGATTCACCTCGAGATCTGCGCCAAGTGCCACCCCTTCTTCACGGGCAAGCAGAGGCTGGTGGACACCGCGGGCCGCGTCGAGCGGTTCCGTGCTAAGTACCGGAGCTCGGCCGAAAGCTGA
- a CDS encoding Crp/Fnr family transcriptional regulator, whose amino-acid sequence MSATDVLQRVPLFTDLNEAELARFAEVTREREYPKNSVILFEDDPGDALYIVSTGQVKVVLIGEDGREVILSVLSDGDFFGEMAIIDDEPRSAHVIAMKDSHLLVLRREAFQAQLEQNPKIALKLLRVLVQRLRRADEKIGGLVLLDVNGRVAQLLLDLAEESGGPKITRRLTHHTIAQMIGSSRETVSRAMRELVERGFIEVSRREITIRQRDSLHSLAGSKA is encoded by the coding sequence ATGTCAGCGACCGACGTCTTGCAACGGGTTCCGCTATTCACCGACCTCAACGAGGCTGAGCTGGCTCGCTTCGCCGAGGTGACGCGGGAGCGGGAGTACCCCAAGAACAGCGTTATCCTCTTCGAGGATGACCCCGGCGACGCGCTGTACATCGTCTCCACCGGCCAGGTAAAAGTCGTGCTCATCGGCGAGGACGGACGGGAGGTCATCCTCTCCGTCCTGAGCGACGGCGATTTCTTCGGGGAAATGGCCATCATCGACGACGAGCCCCGCAGCGCGCACGTCATCGCCATGAAGGACTCCCACCTGCTCGTGCTCCGTCGCGAGGCTTTCCAGGCCCAGCTCGAGCAAAATCCCAAGATCGCGCTGAAACTGCTCCGGGTGCTGGTCCAGCGGCTCCGCCGTGCCGACGAGAAGATCGGCGGCCTGGTGCTGCTGGACGTGAACGGCCGCGTGGCGCAGCTTCTCCTCGACCTGGCGGAGGAGAGTGGCGGGCCCAAGATCACCCGACGCCTCACCCACCACACGATCGCACAGATGATCGGCAGCTCTCGCGAGACGGTCTCGCGCGCGATGCGGGAGTTGGTGGAGCGCGGCTTCATCGAGGTGAGCCGGCGCGAGATCACGATCAGGCAGCGCGATTCCCTGCACTCCCTGGCCGGCTCGAAAGCGTGA
- a CDS encoding MBL fold metallo-hydrolase, which produces MSASVTFWGTRGTVPTPGAQTARLGGNTACVEVQDGDGNLVILDAGTGIRGLGKQLLSRIGTNGVRADIILSHAHWDHIQGLPYFAPLFLKGNVLRVWGPKQGDVAMETILRQLMQPVVFPVPLDALAATLEVQHVGADPIITAGCTITSMRVRHPAVTLGYKLAMPGGRTVVYVTDDELGPAGEYDVGSNWRKRFVDFIGGADLLIHDAMYTPEEYDAHAGWGHSTFVEAVDLAHEAGVKRLALFHHEPEHSDDAMDVIVSRAREVAGKQRGALEVCAAAEGLTIEL; this is translated from the coding sequence ATGAGCGCTTCTGTCACCTTCTGGGGCACGCGCGGAACGGTGCCTACCCCCGGCGCGCAGACGGCGCGACTGGGCGGCAACACCGCGTGCGTCGAGGTGCAGGACGGGGACGGTAACCTCGTCATCCTGGATGCCGGCACGGGCATCCGGGGTCTCGGCAAGCAGCTGCTGAGCCGGATCGGGACCAACGGGGTGCGGGCCGACATCATCCTGTCGCACGCGCACTGGGACCACATCCAGGGGCTCCCCTATTTCGCCCCGCTGTTCCTCAAGGGGAACGTGCTCCGGGTGTGGGGACCCAAGCAGGGCGACGTGGCGATGGAGACGATCCTGCGGCAGCTGATGCAGCCGGTCGTCTTCCCGGTGCCGCTCGACGCGCTGGCAGCTACGCTCGAGGTGCAGCACGTGGGCGCCGACCCGATCATCACGGCCGGCTGCACCATCACCTCGATGCGCGTACGCCACCCCGCGGTGACTCTGGGGTACAAGCTTGCGATGCCAGGCGGCCGCACGGTGGTGTACGTGACGGACGACGAGCTTGGCCCCGCGGGCGAGTACGACGTCGGATCGAACTGGCGGAAGCGGTTCGTGGACTTCATAGGCGGGGCGGACCTGCTGATCCACGACGCGATGTACACGCCGGAGGAGTACGACGCCCACGCCGGCTGGGGGCACTCGACCTTCGTCGAGGCGGTGGACTTGGCGCATGAGGCCGGCGTGAAGCGGCTGGCGCTCTTCCACCACGAGCCCGAGCACAGCGACGACGCGATGGACGTGATCGTGTCGCGGGCGCGGGAAGTAGCCGGGAAGCAACGCGGAGCGCTGGAGGTATGCGCTGCCGCCGAAGGATTGACGATCGAGCTGTAG